The Deltaproteobacteria bacterium sequence CAGGGCCCCGGATTCGATCACGACCCCGCGGCCGATCTGGATGTCATCGTCCATTAATGTTACACCGGCGTAAATGACTGTGGCCTGTTCGAGCTTTTGGCCCTGGTGAAAGACCTCAAACTCATTTTTAGTTACATCTCCGGGTTTGAACTTTAGTTCATCGGTGATTACTTGACCCTGCCACAGGACATGCGTCTTTAGAAGCAGGTCTCCTTTTTGGCGAATTTCGGCCACAGAGGAGATCAGGTTCTGCTGCACAAAGGCCTTGATTCGCGGTACCGCTTCCCAGACGAGGTCCAGGCCGTTGAAAAGCGGTTCGGCTTCCAGGCCTTGCAGTTCAAAAAAAGATTCAGGTTTCAGCATATTTTTATGAGGCTTTTGAGGCGGGAGACGGGGAACCTCCTCTTGGAAGGGTTTCCGCCAGCGCTCAGATCCTTCGTCCTCTTTTGTTTATTTCTTCGATCATGACCAGCTCCCCAAGCTCATCCGGGACGCAGATAATGGCCCGGCCGCCGTTAATCCTGGTTATCTGGCGGATGAATTCCACGAGGGCCGGTTTGTCATCGAGCATAAAGGTATCTATATTCATGCCTTGAGCCGTGACCTTTCTTATTTCAGCCAGGGTGGCCTTGCAGGCATTGGGGCTGATCCCGAGCATACTGTTGGGCAGTTCAACGTGCAGGCGGTTGCCTACATAGTAGGCGGTTGGCTGTCCGTCCGTGATGACCGTGACCCGGTTATTCCTGTTGCCGCTCCGTCTGATGAGCTTCATGGCCAGGCGGAGGGCTGCCTGAAGGTTGGTATAGGCCTGCCCCCAATCCCAGACGGACAGGGCGAGCTCCTTGCCTTTAAGTTCCCGGGCCTCGGTGGAGAAGCCGATGATATAGAATTTATCCTTGGGGAATCTCGAGCGGATATAATAGTCCAGGGCCAGGGCGACCTTTTTCGCCGCCTGAAATCGTCCTTCCCATGACATTGACCATGAAAGGTCCAGCAGCATCACGGTGGTGCTCGTAATGCGCTGCTCCCTTTCCCGGACATAGAAATCATCAGGAGCAAGATCGAGCCGCCCGTCCTGCCGGGGGGGCCGGGAGACCGCGTTCAGGATGGTCCGGGTAATATCCAGATCAAATCGGTCTCCATACTGGTAGGGGCGTGAGGTGTCTGGTTCGATTTCGCCGGATTGCGGGGCATTCCCCTGAAAGCCTCCCTGCTTGTCTTTTCTGGCCTGGTAAAAAATCTGTCCAAAGGCCAGCTCTCCTAAAGCCCGGATGCCTTTGGGCGTCATGTTGAAACCCTGCTTGTCAAACCTGATAATGCCTTCTTCTGAAATCATCTCAGGAAGCTGCAGCAGGATGGCAAAAGACCTGGAGGCGTCTTCGCCCAGCATCTCTTTTAGTGTTTGAGGGTCCACAAACTGGAATTCGCCGTGGAGAAGCTGCTGCTGGAGGCTGTCAATGGCGTTAAACTGCCGCATCAATTCAAGGGCCTGTTCAAAGTCCAAATACTCATCTCCCTGGAACTTGTGAGCATACTGGCTGTAGAATTCATAGAGTTCGAGGATATCATCTTTTCTTTCCTGCCATTGGTTGAACGATTCCTGGCTGAACTCATTCAAAAAAGAAAAATCTTCCAGGCTCTTCAGCTTCTCCAGCAGGCCGGGGGGCAGGTTTTCATACGAAGGCGCTTGCTCAGCGCCTTTCTGCATCCTGGTCATGGCTTCTTCGGCCAAAAGCCGTTCTAACTCGTTTATGGGCTTATCAAACGCCTTTTCAAGGTTATATTTAGAAAAAAGCTCTTTCTTTTGCTGCTGAAGCTCTCTGATCATCTCTTCCAGGCCCATGACCTGGAAGTCCATACCAGCCAAGGGAAAGCCTTCCCACATCATCTGCGCCATGGACATGTTCGGGGTCATGCCTTTCATAATATTTTCCATGAACCTCTCCATGACCTCTCTGCGCTTCAAGGTGAAAGGCAGCTGCGTCCCGTCCCAGGCTAGATATCTGATGAGCTTCATTTATAAATTCTCCGTTTCTCCTGGATTTCCCGATTGAGCTGGTTTGATAAATGCAGTCCTTCCAGGATAAATTCAATGGCTGAAGACGCCTCTGGAGGGCTTTCCGGATCAACCAGGGCTTGAACCGCCTCTTTCATCCCGGGGATGACCTTTAAGCCATCCATGTAGTCTTCTGAAGGAAAGGTTTGAGAGACTTCAGCTCCCATGCCGTTCTTGAATGCTTCCACGATCGAGAAAAGGTCCTCGGCCTTGAAATACTCATCAAAGACGACCTTGATGGCGCGTCTGACCAGGTCTTCCACGAGTTCTCCCTCATTCATTTCAGCCGCTTCGTATTCCAGTTCGAGCTTTCCCATGATGGCGGGGAAGGTGGCTTCCAGATCGGTAATCCTGGGCGACACTATGTTTTCACCGACATCAAAACAACGCTTCAAGGCGCTTCCGAGGATGGATTCATAGCCCCGGATCGAGATGCGGCAGCTCACCCCGGAATGCTGGCTGATATCCGGGTTGGCTCGCGCCTGGAAGGTCAGCTCGGCCAGAATCTCCTTAATGAACGGCGGCACGTGCGTTTCAATGCCGTCAAAGCTCAAGGGCCTGGCTTCCTGTTCCATGACCTCAATTTCAAGATTCCTCTCTCGTGGATAATGAGTCCTGATCTGGACATCAAACCGGTCTTTTAAAGGGGTGATGATGCGACCCCGGCTGGTATAATCCTCTGGGTTGGCGCTGGCAACGACAAGGATGTCCAGGGGAAGACGCACCGGAAAACCCTTGATCTGAAAATCGTTCTCCTCCATGACGTTAAAGAACGCCACCTGAATCTTTTCCGCGAGATCCGGAAGCTCGTTGACGGCAAAGATGCCGCGGTTGGCCCGGGGGATCAGCCCGAAATGAACCGCGCTCTCGTCATCTAAGGTCCGGCCTTCAGCAACCTTGATCGGGTCCACTTCTCCGATGAGGTCCGCGGTGCTGACGTCGGAAGTTGCCAGCTTTTCCACCAATCTTCTGTCCCGGAGCACGTAGGTCAGGGGAAGATCGTCCCCCATCTCGGCCAGCTTCATCTTACAGTCAATGCATATGGGGTCAAAAGGATCGTCATTGATAGGACAGCCTGCCACGGCTGGAATCTCTTCATCTAAAAAGCTCATCAAACCCCTCATGAGCCTGCTTTTCCCCTGGCCTCTTTCACCAAGAAGGATGATGTTATGGCCGCACAGGATGGCGTTAACCAGCTGCGGGATGACCGTCTCGTCAAATCCGATCAAACCGGGAAATAGGGATTCTTTATTCTCCAGCTTCCGAATTAAATTGGTCCGCATTTCCTCACGGACGTCTGGCAAACGAGTTGTAATTTTTTTTAACTCGCCCAGGGTTTTGGGTTTAGGGGTTATCATGGATGCTCCTTTCGCATGAACAGACTGGGTCATTATTAAATTCTGTTAAATTATATACATCTCAAGGAGGAGCGTCAAGATTAATACGGGCTGAAGGGAAGTAGAATTTTCCTGAAATTACTTTTTTAATTATTTAAATTTTTTACAGAATTCACATTGCTTGATATTGCGGGGCTTTATGAAGGCAGCAGGCGCTCATCCTGCCTTTAAGCAAGAAAGGGGTTTCACAGATCATCCGGAGCCAGGGAAGCCCCCGGGTGGTTTTTATATCAGGTATTATAACCAGACTCAGGAGAGTCTCACCCTCCAATTGGTATTTAACCAGTATTAGTTGAGACTTGATCATAAAGCGGTGCCAGGGAAGTTTTTTAGTTTAAATACAATGTCCCGCATTTTTACCTTGTGCTTCAGTTCCCTTTAATATATTTTATAAAAAAACGATTCGGACTCATGGTCCGAGTTTAAAGCAAAACTATAGCGCCTCAATCGTGTAAGCCTTTAGAGCGGGGCTTTACCACACGTTTTTTGCCTTAGATTTTGCCATTTTACCGGAGGAGAAAAAGTATGCCGTCCATAAATCTTTATGTGGGAAACCTTTCATACAACACCTCGGAAGCTGATCTCACCGAATTATTTGCCCAGT is a genomic window containing:
- a CDS encoding VWA domain-containing protein, with protein sequence MKLIRYLAWDGTQLPFTLKRREVMERFMENIMKGMTPNMSMAQMMWEGFPLAGMDFQVMGLEEMIRELQQQKKELFSKYNLEKAFDKPINELERLLAEEAMTRMQKGAEQAPSYENLPPGLLEKLKSLEDFSFLNEFSQESFNQWQERKDDILELYEFYSQYAHKFQGDEYLDFEQALELMRQFNAIDSLQQQLLHGEFQFVDPQTLKEMLGEDASRSFAILLQLPEMISEEGIIRFDKQGFNMTPKGIRALGELAFGQIFYQARKDKQGGFQGNAPQSGEIEPDTSRPYQYGDRFDLDITRTILNAVSRPPRQDGRLDLAPDDFYVREREQRITSTTVMLLDLSWSMSWEGRFQAAKKVALALDYYIRSRFPKDKFYIIGFSTEARELKGKELALSVWDWGQAYTNLQAALRLAMKLIRRSGNRNNRVTVITDGQPTAYYVGNRLHVELPNSMLGISPNACKATLAEIRKVTAQGMNIDTFMLDDKPALVEFIRQITRINGGRAIICVPDELGELVMIEEINKRGRRI
- a CDS encoding magnesium chelatase, yielding MITPKPKTLGELKKITTRLPDVREEMRTNLIRKLENKESLFPGLIGFDETVIPQLVNAILCGHNIILLGERGQGKSRLMRGLMSFLDEEIPAVAGCPINDDPFDPICIDCKMKLAEMGDDLPLTYVLRDRRLVEKLATSDVSTADLIGEVDPIKVAEGRTLDDESAVHFGLIPRANRGIFAVNELPDLAEKIQVAFFNVMEENDFQIKGFPVRLPLDILVVASANPEDYTSRGRIITPLKDRFDVQIRTHYPRERNLEIEVMEQEARPLSFDGIETHVPPFIKEILAELTFQARANPDISQHSGVSCRISIRGYESILGSALKRCFDVGENIVSPRITDLEATFPAIMGKLELEYEAAEMNEGELVEDLVRRAIKVVFDEYFKAEDLFSIVEAFKNGMGAEVSQTFPSEDYMDGLKVIPGMKEAVQALVDPESPPEASSAIEFILEGLHLSNQLNREIQEKRRIYK